GGACTTTGTGACGCAGACCAAAGCAGTCCTTGGTGGTGAGGCCGTGTGCCCGATTCATTATCGCGGGCAAGAGGCTGCGAGGCACTTGTTCAGGGTGGCAGCTTCTATCGAGTCGCTCGCGCTCGGAGAGGACCAAATACTCTCTCAGGTCAAGGACACCCATCGGCAATTGCTTGAGATCGCCGGAAAGTCTCCCATTTTGGACCGGCTCTATCAGTACGCGATTCGCGCCGGAAAAAGGGTCAGGACCGAGACTTCCCTTTGTGATGGTGCGGTATCCATAAGTTCGGCAGCGGTAGAATTGACCAAACGCATTTTTGGTGACTTCAAAGAGGCCGAGGTTTTGTTGGTCGGAGCCGGTGAGACGGCAGAAGGGGCCGCAGAGCATTTCAAGGCAGCTGGTGCCTCGCGATTTGCGGTTGCGAACCGTGGTGAACCGCGTGGGCAGGCTCTGGCTAAGAGATTTGGAGGCGCCTATAAGCCGTTGAGTGACCTCGAGAGCGCGCTGAAGACGGCGGATATCGCGCTCTTTGCGACGGGTTCAACTAGTGTGCTCCTAGACCCGGCGATGATTAAGCGCGTCATGAAAGCTCGCTCGTACAAGTCTTTGACGCTTTTGGACATTAGCAATCCTCGGAACGTGGATTCAAAAGTCTCCGATGAATCCGGCGTGTTCCTCTTCAATATCGATGACTTGGAGCAGGTTGTTCGAGAAAACTTGCGAGAAAGACAGAAAGAGATACCGCGCGCCGAAGCCATCATTGAGGAAGTACTGCGCGAGTGGGAAGCGTGGATGCACACCATGCAGGTCATGCCTACGATTGGCGAGATGGCTCGTTTCTTTGAGTCTCTGAGGGTCCAAGAGTTGGAAAAACATCAGGGCCGTACGAGCGACGAAAATTACGCCGCAATGGATGCGTTTTCAAAAGCACTCGTGAAGAAGCTCATGCACAACCCGATTTCGTACCTGCGTGGCGGAGTCGAAAAGCAGACGCTTCGGCCAGAGGATATTGCGGTCTTGCGAGACGCGTTTGGTCTAGGGAAGGATGAATGATGAAAGTACGACTTGGTTCTAGAAAGTCGCCGCTGGCGCTCTGGCAGACTCGGTGGGTTGCTGGCCTGCTCGAAGAGGCACATCCGGGTCTTGAGATCGAAGTGGTCACGATGGATACGATCGGCGATAAGATTCGCGATGTGCCACTGCCCAAAATTGGGGCGAAGGGGCTCTTTACACAAGAGCTTGAACAAGCGCTGGTGGCTGACGAAGTCGATATGGCGATTCATAGCCTAAAAGACCTTCCGACGAGTCTTCCGGAGGGGCTGAAATTTCAGGGTGCACCACGGCGCGCGAGCCCAGCTGATGCCTTTATCTCCACGAAGTGGAAGTCCATAGAAGAAGTCCCCGAAGGCGCGGTCATTGGCACGGGCAGCATGCGTAGACAGGCGCAGATTGCGTACGCGAAGCCAGGCGTGCGATTTGAGGATTTGCGCGGGAATATCGATACGCGACTTCGAAAACTTCATGAGAACGGGTGGGACGGAATCATTATGGCTGCTGCCGCGCTGCACCGCTTGGAGGCACAAGAACACGTGGCTGAAGAAATGGATGTGGCGCGTTTCGTGCCGGCAGTTTCTCAGGGAGCGGTTGGTATCGAAGTTCGAGAAGGGCGTCCGGAAGTCGATGCTTTGATCGAGGCTATTGTGTGCCCTGAGACCATGGAGGCCGTACTGGCCGAACGCCACTTCTTGAGGGCATTGGAGGGAGGTTGCTCGGTACCTCTAGGTGCACACGCTCATAAGGCAGGCGGCGCGTGGCATTACCATGCGTGGGTGGGGCTTCCGGACGGCTCTGAAGTCATTGAAGGGCATTATTCGGGGCCGAACGCCGCCGAATTGGCGCATGAGGCTGTGGCGGATTTTGAGGGGCGCGGGGCACACGAGCTTTTGGAGCGGGTGTGATTCGAATCGTCTACGCGGGTAGTAGTCCTCCGGATTCGCCGGACGGGGTGCAGTGTTTGCACCTGCCTGCGTTGCGGACGAAGGCGTTGAGATTTGAGATTCCAGCAGATGGTAATGTGGCTGTCTTCTTTAGCCGTAACGCCGTGAAGGCGGCCGTCGCAAACCGTGATTTTGGGACACGCGAATGGAAGGAAGTTTGGGCCGTGGGCGATAGGACGGCAGAAGAACTAAGGCGGTGCGGCGTCGAGAGCGTGAGGGTTGCTGATGGTAATTTTGCGTCCTTTTTGGAATTGCAGAATCTAGGAGACGGCGAGGGCGTGGTCGTTTTTGGCCTCAAAGATTCGCCGCGCAGTGTGAAATCGGCGCTCCCTAAGAGCCAAGAGATAGACGTCTACGAGAGCCAGGCCATCAGCGATGATAGCTACAGACAAAAGGCCGAAGACTTTGACCCTGATTGGGTGATCGTCGGTAGCCCTAGAGCCTGGGAGTCCGTACGAACTTGGAAACCTGCGAGATGTCGAGTGGCTGTTCTAGGTGATAGCACGGCGTCAGAATTGGATGAGGTCGATCATATTGCGGCAGTGCCGTCGGTGTATGAGCTAATGGTGGAACTTCGAGATAGAAAGGATGAGATATGAAGAGTCGTGAGAGGTTTTTGAAGGCTTGTGATTGTGAGCCCTTGGACCGTCCCCCTGTTTGGGTGATGCGCCAGGCCGGGCGCCACTTACCCGAGTACCTCGCCCTGAAAGAAAAATACACGTTTCACCAAATGGTCCAGACGCCCGAATTGGCGTTTGAAGTCACCATGCAGCCCATCCGGCGATACCGCATGGATGCGGCCATCGTGTTCAGCGATATTTTGGTGATTCCCGAGGCCATGGGCCAGCCTTACGAGTTCCGAGATAAAGGCGGGATTCAGATGGGATACCGTTTGGATACGGCTGAGGACATTGCGAAACTGAGTTCAGATGGGATTGAGGAGAAGCTCGACTACGTGGCTCAGACTTTGAAGTTGATGAGGGCGGAGCTCGGCGATGACCACGCGCTGATAGGATTTGGTGGGTCACCGTGGACCCTCGCGACCTATATGGTCGAGGGTGGCTCATCCAAGGACTACCATCGTGCAAAGCGTCTCTTCTTCAATGATAGAGAGCTCTTCGACACGTTAATGGAAAAGATTAGCGACGCGTTGATTCGGTATTTCCGGATTCAGATCGCTCAAGGCGTGGATGCTGTTCAGGTCTTTGATTCTTGGGGTGGCGTGCTTGGTCCCGAGATCTTCTGGGAGGCCTCTGGCAAGTGGATCGCAAAGATTGTGAACGCGCTGAAGGACGAGGTCCGCGTGATCGTTTTCTCAAAGGGTTCACATGCCAATGTTGAAGCCTTGGTCCGCACGGGTGCACATCTGCAGGGGTGTGACTGGACGAAGAATTTGGCGGATTTCCGGCGAGAACTCCCGGCGAATATGGGTGTCCAGGGGAATCTCGACCCAGTGATTTTGGAGACGAAGCCCGAAATTGTACGTGCGGAAGCACTGCGAATTTTGGAACAAATGCGTGGGCTGAATGGCCATGTGTTCAACCTCGGGCACGGTATCGCTCCCGCGGCAAAGATCGAGAATATGGAGACGTTGATCCAAACGGTTCAGGAATTCAGGTGAAGAGATGACTCAGGCAATCGTACTCGGAGCGGGGATATCGGGACTGAGCGTGGCTTTGGAGCTTCAGGCTCAGGGCGTTGACGTCAAGGTCCTGGAAGCGTCTCAGCGGCCCGGAGGGGCGATAGGGAGCATTCGTCATGAAGGCTTTTTAGCCGAGCTTGGTCCTCATACTGTGGCCGGCTCCAACGCCGCTGTGGAGACGTTTCTGCATCGTACCGGCCTTTCCGAGCGACGCTTGGTGGCGAACGCTGAGTCAAAACGGCGGTTTGCGGTCCGAGATGGCCGAGTCTTCGCGTTGCCTGGGAACCCGATGGACTTGCTCAAGACTGAGTATTTGAGCGGTGCTGCAAAGCTTGCGCTCCTGCGTGAGCCCCTGGCAGGGCCCGCTCGAGACGATGTCGACGAATCGGTGACGATGTTCGTAAAGAGGCGACTGGGTGAGGAGATCCTCGAGTACGGGATCGACCTGATGATCAATGGAATCTGGGCAGGAGACCCGAATCGATTGTCCATGAGACATGCGTTTCGAAAGGTCTGGGGCCTTGAAAGTGATTATGGGTCGCTGATCAAGGGCGGAATCAAGAAGGCGAAAGCCGCCAAAGAGGATCCAGGGCCAAAGTTCTCAAAGGAGCTATTCTCGTTTCCTGAAGGAAACCAAGAGCTGGCGTTGAAAGCCGCAGCGATGCTGGACGTGGAATACGATGCGAATGTGGTGGCACTCGAGTCTGGAAAGAAGTGGAGTGTGAAGTTCACGCAGGGCGGGAAGAAGCGGTCCTTGAAAGCGGATCTTGTGGTTTCAGCTCTTCCGGGCTGGGTACTGGCGGATCTGCCGATCGATAAGATGAGCACGGGGTTTTTGCACGCGTTGAACTACCCATCGCTCGCCGTAGAGACGTTTGCTTTCAAGCGTGAAGACGTGGACCATCCGATCGATGGCTTTGGGATGTTGGTTCCTAAAGTTGAGAATCGCCGAATTCTAGGGGCGCTTTTTACTTCATCGCTTTTCTCAGGGCGCGCGCCCGATGGCTACGTCACCATGGCGGTTTTCAGTGGGGGTCTAAGAGACCCTCAGATGTCTCAAATGCCTCGCGACGCTCGCCGAAAGATTGTTTTGGCTGAACTCGCGGACGTGCTCGGTGTTCACGGCTCTCCCGTGTGGGAGTACGAGTCGTATTGGGAAGAAGCCATTCCTCAGTACGAAGTTGGGCATGGACGCATCGTGGTTGAGATCGAGGCGTTAGAGCGTAGGCATCCTGGGTTCTTTGTGAGCGGCAATTTCCGGGATGCTGTCAGTGTCCCAGATTTGATCGCGAGTGGGACCGAACTCGGTCAAAGAGCCGCACAATATTTAGATTAGAAGCATCCTTGAGATGGGATTAGCTGGAGTGAAGCGATGAAGGCAGATGGTGTACTACTTGTAAATTTGGGTTCTCCGGATTCGACCGATGTGCCCGACGTGCGCCGTTATTTGCGCGAATTTCTTTCGGACGATCGTGTTCTGGACGCGCCAAAACTGATTCAGCAAGCAGTCTTGAACCTCACGATCCTTCCGTTTCGGCCGAAGAAGACGGCGGAGGCCTACTCTACAATCTGGACTGACGAAGGCTCGCCGCTGATTATCTCGACCGAAGAGATCGCCCAAAAGCTGCGGGAAAGGCTAGATATCCCTGTTGAGATCGGGATGCGATATGGAAACCCGTCGTCTGAACAGGGTGTGATGAAGCTTTTGGCAAAGGGCGTGAGGAGGATTTTCTTGATCCCCTTGTACCCTCATTACGCCATGTCGTCCTATGAGACAGCTGTGGTTAAGGTGCAGGAAGTCGTCGCCAAAGTGGCGCCTGACGTGGACCTAGTGGTCCAGCCGCCGTTCTTCAATGACCCGCGCTACGTGGACGCGTTGGTCAAGCACACACAACCGTTCTTGGAGGAGGACTACGACCTCCTACTCTTTAGCTACCACGGCATTCCGGAGCGTCATTTGCGAAAGAGCGACCCATCGCACGCATATTGTCTGGCGGATCCTAGGTGCTGCGAGAAGACGCATCCGGCCCACGCCACGTGTTATCGCGCTCAAGTCTTTGCGACGTCAAGGCTTTTTGCCGAGCGCGCTGGGATTCCTCGTGAGAAATGGCACCTGACGTTTCAGTCCCGGCTCGGGCGCGATCCGTGGCTCAAGCCTTATACCGATATGGAACTCGAAGCGTTTCCGAGCCGCGGGTTCAAACGCATTGTCGTGATGTGTCCGGCGTTTATCTCGGATTGTTTGGAGACGCTCGAGGAGATCGCGGAAGAAGGCAAAGAGTGCTTCATTGAGGCTGGCGGTCTGGATTTTCGATACGCGCCGTGCCTAAACGACTCCGACGCTTTTATCGATGTGCTTGAGGGCTTTGTGGGTGATTTCCGCGAAGGAGTTCTAGAGTCCGCCTGAACTAGGATTTTAATGGGGCTTGACAAGTTCCGAGGGAATGCCTACTTTCCCCGCGCTTGACCGACCTAAAGGTTGTGTCGAGTACGAGCGGAGCGTCCACCCGACACCGCGCGTTAAAGTTTCGCGACCTTTTTGCGAAGTGGGTTTTTTAACCCGCTTTTTTTATTGCCTAAATTGAACACGTTTCATGGCTAAACGAAGAAAAAAACCACAAGATCGTCCTCGCGAGGAACGCCGTCCTGTCGTGCCGCTTGAGCAAAGCGTGATCGAGGAATTGGATGGGTGGTGTGAAGAAGCAGCCGCCGCTCAAGAATTGGTCTGGTTTGATACCGAGGTCAATTCGGGCTGGGTAATTCGCGTGTACGTAGATCGTCCGGGTGCTACAGGAGAGCCGGGCACAGGTGTGACGATCGATGAGTGCGTCAAGGTGAGCCGGTACCTCGAAGGTATTTTGGACGCCGACCCACGCGTTCCCGACCACTACCGGTTGGAAGTCTCGTCTCCTGGCGTTGAGAGAGCAATCGGCTCGCTCCGGCAGGCGGGCCTGGTAATCGGGCGAACGATTAAAGTTGTTACGCGGGAGCCAATCGAAGGGCAAAACGTCTTCGAAGGCACGCTAGAAGCCGTTGAAGGCGAAAAACTAAAGATTCAAGGCGAAGATACTCACGAGATTTCGTGGTCCGACGTCGCAAAAGCTAGACTGACATTTGATTTTGCAGGAGCCAAGTAATGGAAAGCCTCATACAAGAAGTAGATCGTATTGCGAAAGATAAAGGTATCGATCGCAATATCCTCGTTGACACGCTGGAAGCGGCGATTTTGACAGCTGCGCGCCGCACGTTTGGCCAGCAACGAGAGATCGAGGCGAAGTTCAACGAGGACACCGGTACGGTGGAACTCTTCCAAATCATCTCTGTGGTGAACGACGTCGAGAACGAGTTTCGCGAAGTCGAACTCGACGACATTCGCGCCGCTGGCTTCAAGGCTGAAGTGGGTGACGAACTTCTCTTCCCTATCTATTATTTGCCACAAGACCGCGAGCGCGCGAAGAAGGCGGATGAGAAGTACGGAAAGTTGCTTGGGATCAACACCTACAATGCGACCTTTGGTCGCATCGCCGCTCAAACCGCAAAGCAAGTCATTATTCAAAGAATGCGTGAAGCCGAGCGTGACATCATCTTCAACGAGTTCAAATCTCGTGTTGGAGAGATGGTCACGGGCATGGTTCGACGTTTCGAAAAGGGCGACATCATTATAGACCTCGGTCGAACCGATGCTATCCTTCCTCGTCGCGAGCAGATGCCGAAAGAGACCTACCGCCCTGGCGACCGCGTTCAAGCGATGATCAAAGAAATCCGTCGCTCAAGCCGTGACCCACAGGTGGTCCTCACGCGCGCCGATCCTCAGCTTCTCTTCCGTCTCTTTGAAGCGGAAGTTCCAGAAATTTATGAGCAAATCGTGCGCATCGTGGCCGTGGCTCGTGAGCCGGGTGTGCGAAGCAAAGTAGCTGTTTACAGCCGTGACTCGGACGTCGATCCCGTGGGTGCCTGTGTGGGTATGCGCGGATCGCGCGTGCAAGCTGTGGTGCAAGAGCTCCGTGGGGAGAAGATCGACATTGTACCTTACGTCGAGGATACAGCCCGCTTTGTGTGTAACGCGATTAGCCCTGCTGAAGTTTCAAAGGTGCTCATCGACGAGACGAATATGACGATGGAGCTCATCGTTCCTGATGACCAGCTGAGCCTTGCGATCGGCCGTGGTGGTCAAAACGTGCGTCTTGCCGCACAGCTGACGGGTTGGAATCTCGATATCATCAGTGAGACACGTCTGCGAAACATGATGGCGGACGCGCGCAACAACTTGCTCGAGTTTGATGGTGTCACCGAAGACATGATCGATACGCTCTTCTCGCTTGGCTACAACAAGCTTGAGCACATCGCGATGGCTGAGATTGCTGAGCTCGCTCAGATTCCCGGCTACACGGCAGATGCTGCTGAGAAGATCATCAAAGCTTCGGAAGAGATTCTTGCTCGTCCGACTCGCAAAGATGGCACCGAACTCACTCCGGAAGAGCGTGAGCGTAAGGTGCTTGAGCAAGTACGTGGTGTCGGTGAGAAGGTTGCGGAAGCCCTCTATAACAAGGGTTACAAGACCATCGAGCACATCGCGTTTGCTGAAGATACAGTGAAAATGGCTGAAGAAGCTGAGCTTCCAACGAAGAAAGGAAAGCAGATTCAAAAGGCTGCCGTCGAGCACCTTCTGAAGGCTCTGCGTGTCGATGCTGAAGGGCTTGAAGCCTACAAAGTGAAGTTCTTTGAGAAGTTGGAGAAAGCGGCGATTGCTGCCGCCGAAGCTGCTGCCGCAGCAGCTGCTGAAGCCGATAATGAAGACGCTGGCGACGAGAGCGCTAGTGGTGAAGAGGAGTGAGACTACGTGAAGACAGACCCAGAACAACCCATGCGCAAATGCGTAGGTGGTGGGGGCGAATGGCCCAGAGAGGCGCTAGAGCGCTTTATATGGGACGAGCGCGTCGGATTGATTTTCGATGCGCGACGTAAGGCCCCGGGTCGAGGTGCGTGGCTAAAGCCCGACTCCAAGACGCTTAAGAAGGCTTGCGAGTCGGGATTCTCTCGAGCATTTAAAACAAAAGTGCAAGCGTCGCCTGGCGAGATTGCCTCCGTGATGCGAGAGGGGATCGAGACGCGATTGCGAGAACATCTCTTGGCTGCGATCCGATCGAAGCAGGCATGGACAGGAGGTCCAGCTGTGGAGGAAGGGATGAAGCGCGACGATGTGCAATTGTTGTTGGTGGCAAAGAACGCTGGGGAGTCGACGCATAAGAAGTTTGTGTCGAATGCTGAGCGCAAAGAAATCCCATATGTGATCGCCATGGAGGCGGAATCATTGGGGCGACTCATGGGCCGTGACCGAGTCGCAGTCCTGGGTTTAACCGGGGATTTGGCCCGGAAGATAGAAGTGGATGTGGCGCATCTAGAAACGCTGAATGCGTTTGAGGGTTGAAGCCCAAAGAGATGCGCTGTATGGAGTCTCCGCCGTGAGATTCCAGGTGAGGAATCAAGTTAAGCTGTGACCACAAGGTGGTCGCAGAATGGAGTACAGATGTCGAAACAGCGCCGCGTATATGAGTTAGCCCGAGACCTCGGGTTGAACAAACAGGAGTTGGTGACGCGGATCAATGAGATGGGTCTCGGAATCCCGAACGTCAACCAGATGAGTTGGTTGAGCGAAAGTGACGTCGCTAAGATTAAGAAGGCCGTTGCTGGTGGAGCCGAAGAAGAGCCGGAAGTTGCGGCGCCCTCGAAGAAGAAGTCCTCCAAGAAGAAGGCGGAGCCGGTAGAAGTTGCCGCTGCGCCTGACGCTGAAGATGAGCCTTCGCCCGTTGTTCCAGTTCGCAGACGCAAAAAGGTCGAGGAGACCGAGGCGGACGATATTTTCGCTCCGATGGCTCGTCGTGTCGTGACCGAGGAGCCGAAGGCTGAAGAACCGAAGGTCGAAGAGCCGAAGGTTGAAGAACCCGTGGTTGCTGAAGCGCCAGAAACGGCAGTCGAAGAAGCTCCTGAACCGAAGGCCGAAGAGCCAACGGTCGAAGAGCCTGTGGTTGCTGAAACCCCTGAAGAACCAAAGGTCGAAGAAGCTCCGAAGGTCGAGGACGCCGCTCCGGCTGCCCCTTCAGAGCCCAAGGTTGAGAAGACTCCTGAGGTGGCCGCGCCACGCGCACGCAGGGCGGAAAAGCCCGAAGGCGAAGGCGCAAAGATCATTCAGAAGGGTCCCGAGAAGCCACGTCAGGGTGCGCAAATTTTGGGGACGATTTCTCAGACCGTGCTGATCGAGCGACTTCAAGCGGAAGGGAAGGATTTCTCACCAGGGCCAAAACGTGCCACAGGTAAGCAAGACAATACCGGCAGGTCCAAGCGTGTGGTCGAGGGACGAGACCTCT
This Microvenator marinus DNA region includes the following protein-coding sequences:
- the hemA gene encoding glutamyl-tRNA reductase, which codes for MTKTPEISLFSFSHRNTSLELRDALAFSREETESFIPKVRDELRSEVAVLSTCNRTEFYLFGAPEDLDWQGFSDFVTQTKAVLGGEAVCPIHYRGQEAARHLFRVAASIESLALGEDQILSQVKDTHRQLLEIAGKSPILDRLYQYAIRAGKRVRTETSLCDGAVSISSAAVELTKRIFGDFKEAEVLLVGAGETAEGAAEHFKAAGASRFAVANRGEPRGQALAKRFGGAYKPLSDLESALKTADIALFATGSTSVLLDPAMIKRVMKARSYKSLTLLDISNPRNVDSKVSDESGVFLFNIDDLEQVVRENLRERQKEIPRAEAIIEEVLREWEAWMHTMQVMPTIGEMARFFESLRVQELEKHQGRTSDENYAAMDAFSKALVKKLMHNPISYLRGGVEKQTLRPEDIAVLRDAFGLGKDE
- the hemC gene encoding hydroxymethylbilane synthase — its product is MMKVRLGSRKSPLALWQTRWVAGLLEEAHPGLEIEVVTMDTIGDKIRDVPLPKIGAKGLFTQELEQALVADEVDMAIHSLKDLPTSLPEGLKFQGAPRRASPADAFISTKWKSIEEVPEGAVIGTGSMRRQAQIAYAKPGVRFEDLRGNIDTRLRKLHENGWDGIIMAAAALHRLEAQEHVAEEMDVARFVPAVSQGAVGIEVREGRPEVDALIEAIVCPETMEAVLAERHFLRALEGGCSVPLGAHAHKAGGAWHYHAWVGLPDGSEVIEGHYSGPNAAELAHEAVADFEGRGAHELLERV
- a CDS encoding uroporphyrinogen-III synthase, giving the protein MIRIVYAGSSPPDSPDGVQCLHLPALRTKALRFEIPADGNVAVFFSRNAVKAAVANRDFGTREWKEVWAVGDRTAEELRRCGVESVRVADGNFASFLELQNLGDGEGVVVFGLKDSPRSVKSALPKSQEIDVYESQAISDDSYRQKAEDFDPDWVIVGSPRAWESVRTWKPARCRVAVLGDSTASELDEVDHIAAVPSVYELMVELRDRKDEI
- the hemE gene encoding uroporphyrinogen decarboxylase, which codes for MKSRERFLKACDCEPLDRPPVWVMRQAGRHLPEYLALKEKYTFHQMVQTPELAFEVTMQPIRRYRMDAAIVFSDILVIPEAMGQPYEFRDKGGIQMGYRLDTAEDIAKLSSDGIEEKLDYVAQTLKLMRAELGDDHALIGFGGSPWTLATYMVEGGSSKDYHRAKRLFFNDRELFDTLMEKISDALIRYFRIQIAQGVDAVQVFDSWGGVLGPEIFWEASGKWIAKIVNALKDEVRVIVFSKGSHANVEALVRTGAHLQGCDWTKNLADFRRELPANMGVQGNLDPVILETKPEIVRAEALRILEQMRGLNGHVFNLGHGIAPAAKIENMETLIQTVQEFR
- the hemG gene encoding protoporphyrinogen oxidase, with protein sequence MTQAIVLGAGISGLSVALELQAQGVDVKVLEASQRPGGAIGSIRHEGFLAELGPHTVAGSNAAVETFLHRTGLSERRLVANAESKRRFAVRDGRVFALPGNPMDLLKTEYLSGAAKLALLREPLAGPARDDVDESVTMFVKRRLGEEILEYGIDLMINGIWAGDPNRLSMRHAFRKVWGLESDYGSLIKGGIKKAKAAKEDPGPKFSKELFSFPEGNQELALKAAAMLDVEYDANVVALESGKKWSVKFTQGGKKRSLKADLVVSALPGWVLADLPIDKMSTGFLHALNYPSLAVETFAFKREDVDHPIDGFGMLVPKVENRRILGALFTSSLFSGRAPDGYVTMAVFSGGLRDPQMSQMPRDARRKIVLAELADVLGVHGSPVWEYESYWEEAIPQYEVGHGRIVVEIEALERRHPGFFVSGNFRDAVSVPDLIASGTELGQRAAQYLD
- the hemH gene encoding ferrochelatase, encoding MKADGVLLVNLGSPDSTDVPDVRRYLREFLSDDRVLDAPKLIQQAVLNLTILPFRPKKTAEAYSTIWTDEGSPLIISTEEIAQKLRERLDIPVEIGMRYGNPSSEQGVMKLLAKGVRRIFLIPLYPHYAMSSYETAVVKVQEVVAKVAPDVDLVVQPPFFNDPRYVDALVKHTQPFLEEDYDLLLFSYHGIPERHLRKSDPSHAYCLADPRCCEKTHPAHATCYRAQVFATSRLFAERAGIPREKWHLTFQSRLGRDPWLKPYTDMELEAFPSRGFKRIVVMCPAFISDCLETLEEIAEEGKECFIEAGGLDFRYAPCLNDSDAFIDVLEGFVGDFREGVLESA
- the rimP gene encoding ribosome maturation factor RimP, encoding MAKRRKKPQDRPREERRPVVPLEQSVIEELDGWCEEAAAAQELVWFDTEVNSGWVIRVYVDRPGATGEPGTGVTIDECVKVSRYLEGILDADPRVPDHYRLEVSSPGVERAIGSLRQAGLVIGRTIKVVTREPIEGQNVFEGTLEAVEGEKLKIQGEDTHEISWSDVAKARLTFDFAGAK
- the nusA gene encoding transcription termination factor NusA, with protein sequence MESLIQEVDRIAKDKGIDRNILVDTLEAAILTAARRTFGQQREIEAKFNEDTGTVELFQIISVVNDVENEFREVELDDIRAAGFKAEVGDELLFPIYYLPQDRERAKKADEKYGKLLGINTYNATFGRIAAQTAKQVIIQRMREAERDIIFNEFKSRVGEMVTGMVRRFEKGDIIIDLGRTDAILPRREQMPKETYRPGDRVQAMIKEIRRSSRDPQVVLTRADPQLLFRLFEAEVPEIYEQIVRIVAVAREPGVRSKVAVYSRDSDVDPVGACVGMRGSRVQAVVQELRGEKIDIVPYVEDTARFVCNAISPAEVSKVLIDETNMTMELIVPDDQLSLAIGRGGQNVRLAAQLTGWNLDIISETRLRNMMADARNNLLEFDGVTEDMIDTLFSLGYNKLEHIAMAEIAELAQIPGYTADAAEKIIKASEEILARPTRKDGTELTPEERERKVLEQVRGVGEKVAEALYNKGYKTIEHIAFAEDTVKMAEEAELPTKKGKQIQKAAVEHLLKALRVDAEGLEAYKVKFFEKLEKAAIAAAEAAAAAAAEADNEDAGDESASGEEE
- a CDS encoding DUF448 domain-containing protein; amino-acid sequence: MKTDPEQPMRKCVGGGGEWPREALERFIWDERVGLIFDARRKAPGRGAWLKPDSKTLKKACESGFSRAFKTKVQASPGEIASVMREGIETRLREHLLAAIRSKQAWTGGPAVEEGMKRDDVQLLLVAKNAGESTHKKFVSNAERKEIPYVIAMEAESLGRLMGRDRVAVLGLTGDLARKIEVDVAHLETLNAFEG